The sequence below is a genomic window from Manis pentadactyla isolate mManPen7 chromosome 17, mManPen7.hap1, whole genome shotgun sequence.
GTTATGTAATTCCTTGAAAgcctattttaaaaaacaaagcaaaacacaagACAACTCTGCTAAGACCTCTTAAGCTAAGAGGAGCCTAAGAACAGGAAATGGGAGATTAAACAATAATGACAGGTAAATCATTTCCTAGACTTCCGGTGATTTTTGGCAGGAAAAGGTTgtgcttttggaaaaaaaaaaatcatcagccACAAAGTGACTAATTAACCAAGTGACttattacaaataagaaaacctaCTATTTGTCAAGCGGGGCTTGTAGCAGCTTGCTTCCACAAGACAACTGCAACAGACTTTTTGCCATCCTGCACCTTTTTCCCAGAGTAAAATATAACAATTTCCTGGATAATTTGATTAGATTAAGACCGGACCTCTCAGGCTGTTCTGCTTAGACTTCAGTTATTAGGCCACTGTAAGATGAAATTTCATGATACCCTATACCTGAATCTAAACAAGCTGtattttccatgtcttttctAACAAGGAATTTGGTATCATGGTGATAAGCTTGTCTAAAATTaaatagactggaaaaaaatacagCCATGATCAGTTTAGTCAAGAAAACATTTTTGCCTCAGTTATAAGCACTGATCTGTGCATACTGCATACCTGACACATAGAGgactttcaataaatgtttgctgaactaAACTCGTTTCTCTGGTCTTGAATCAGCCTCATGGCATTCATTCTTAATACTGTTTATAAAGAAAAAGTCTAATTGTTAATCTTTTAGGGCAGTCTCCTGaatgaatgatttttctttttaacctgtGAAACAACAGCAAATAAGAAAATCTGCAGAAAGGAGGAGCAGCAGCAATGGGCCAAAATAAGTTCTCATATGACTAACAGACAAGGAAGTCAAATGCTCAATTATTTCTCTCCTGATTGCTGGAATTATCTCTGGAATCCACCAAATCTCTGCTTTAAAGCAGCAATGCTGGTAAGATAAAAAAATCTGAATGAGGGAATTATTTCATGGAAATACTAGCCTTAACATGAAGTGTGGTTTCTTTCACTTCAAAAAATAACAAAGGTAAAGTAAGACAAAAGAGCTCGGTTTAATTTCAAACgttaatatattttctattttatattgaACATATGCATCTGTAAACCCCTCATTTGCAGCAACTATCCCATCCTCATAAAAGGGGCAAAATTTGTAAGATGcctcttaaaataaatattcttttttataaaataataaaacttcaaataaatattctttacaCTAAACAATATgttgaaaaaattagaaaataaaggtTGGATTTTACTGTAACTGTACAATATACATGAAGTCCAAAGGGAAATCAGAGTCTTACAATAAAGGCTTTCTGTAAGGCAAAATACAATCTAAGAACATACTGATTGATTCACATTCTTCCGAATGTACAACATATTAGTATAATATTTTGTGACTGTGCCATATAGTATGGCACAACTTGTTTTTCACAGTTGCAAATATTATTGTATGTACAAAAATATAGCACATTATCTCTGGAgaaaacaatgggaaaaaaattcatttgctaATTTACAAATTTTGCAAGTACTATTCACAAACAAAACCTTTGCCTAGGAGTGTCTGCTGCTTTAGTTTATGCAACACATGGGTCTCCAAGTTCCCTGTCCCCATACTTTTGAGTTCCATTAACTGAGTTCTAACAAGCATATCAGTTAAAATGGCACATGGACAACAAGCATTTTACTGCAAAAGGCAAAGAATATCCCAACCCTCTATTTTAACAGTGCGAAGATTATAGCTGTTTAGTTGGTTGCATATGTGTGTTAAAAACAAAGGGGAACAATCCTTATTACTGTAATATTCCTGATTAGTGATGCTATGTTGGTTTGTCAAAGTTCCTGGGTGGGACAGTGGGAACTTTGCAGCAAACtgtgtttgagtttttacaacgGCATCCAGGCCTGTTAACTCGGTCATAACACCCCTGGCACAATTTAAGGCAACCCTTGGCTGGAAGGTAACACCATAAACAAGGCAAAAAGAGGGACATGACGCCCATGGCCGACCAACGTGTGCAACAGTGAGACTGGCTGCAAGAACACGGGTTGTCAGCACAGTTGTCCTCGTCATCATTAGAACAGTGATAGAAAAGCCCTTTCACACAGCACACGCAAGTCCCATAGTCAATCACGTTCTGAGCCGAGCAAAGGAACTGCTTGTCGCAGATCCAGTCGGAGGGCAGGGGCCGAGGGTAGGTGCACTCCTTGCACTTGCACTTGCCACAGTCCTCGCACCTGTAGGCATGCAGGCCCAAGTCGTCCTTGCTCAGGGGCTTCAGCTCACCTGGCttgagctcagatttgggctgcACGCGGATGATCCCATCAGCAACGGGTCCCGAGGAGAAGGACGGTCCCAACAGTCTATGTTCAGAGGAACTGCTGCTGGTACTTGTCCTCGTACTGCTCCGAGACCCCGAGCTGACTGTGCTGATGGACCTGGACAGAGGGGCTCGTGCAGAAGAATGGACCTGGGAGTGCTGGAGCCTGGGAGGCTGGCGGTGCTCAGGCAGACCGTGGAGTCTCTCCTGTTTGTGCTGAGTGGAGGGGCGAGGAGCCGGCTTGAGTCCAGATCTTGGGACCACGGTAGGCCCCTCTGTGTACTCATTGGTGTTGCGGATAGCTCTGATCTGATCCAGAGACAATACGTGTACCTGCTGGGTGAGGGCATCTCTGGGGTCGGACTCCCCACGCTGTCTGCCACCGTCACGCGGTGCCTGCAGCAAGGGCTGTGACCCACTGCCACTCTGAGCTCTGGCCTCCATCGGGTCTTGAAAATGTGGTCACTCCAGCAGGCATAGAACACATCTGAATTCCTGGGGAAACCAAGAGGAAAGAGAGGGCTTACACTCCAGGATACTTCCCACTCTCCACCCACCTGGGTTAACTCTTCACTTCCCACTTCCCTGGAGAACCAGACAGGATCTGAAATGGAGTGGCTGTGGGGGAGTATCAGAGTGGCCATATGATCAACGCCGGTACCAACAAGTTAAAAATATCGCCTGGCACAGACAATTCTTCAATCATGTGATGTGGAGTGGCACAAAGCTGATCTCTGTTTCAATTACATAAGTAGTAAGTCCTCATGCAAAAAGGTAAAATTTGCACTGTTCAGGTTAATTGTAAAAACTGCAAGGAAGTCATGGTAGAATATAACATTGCTGCCCATATTTTCACAAGTTGAAtactttttcaatattttaagtcTGCTTTTACATTGCATACCTTTGATCCAGGAGtctgtaactttttaaaataccatAGGATGAATGTGACATGCAAAATAGTATTCCCCCccaagaataaatattttaaaacaatcatgCATTACCGTCTTTATAGTAGCACaaagttacttaaaaaaatttataacaaTTCAAATGTTACTAGGTGCCAGAAACACTTTAATaacaaactcacacaaaccacaagaCAGGCGCTTGTTTTCTACTTCTCAACAACTGAGAAGAATCAAGTATTTTACAGCCTGATAGCCCAGAACACCTTAAATGCTATGGCTAAAAGATTGTTCTCCCTCCTTTAGAAATAAGTTATGTCAAAATCTTAACTGCTTTACCCGTTTCCAAAAACTTAATGGCTCAGAACATAAACCGATTGGTGATAACAggaagtgttttaaaaatccaagtGTCACATCTCAAATCAATCATTCTCACAAGTAATCGCTTAAACTGCAATCCCTCCGCAAGTTTCAAAACTATCATCTCCCTTGCCAAGTCTACAATTAATAAAAATGGACTTTTATCTAATCTTCGCTTTTTAGAAGAGAAACATAGGCAGGTGACACACGCCTCTCAATTGGTAACAAGACAGAGCTGGAAACCAGATCTCACTTGCAACGTTAAGGCAGACAAGACAACGTCGCTCTTTGCTTTTACTCCGTGTATCGGCTCTATCTGCGCCCCAACACCGTCCCCAGCAGGTGGGACACAGTCGGAGCCCCGGGGGACTTTTCTCCGGGCGGACTGACACAGCTCAGCGGTCAGTGTGGCCGCTACGCACAATCGCACAATCCCGAGACCAAGAGAAGGGCGGCGAGCGCGGGCGCCACAGAAGGGGATGTGCCTGGAAACGCTACAGCACActccccctttctccctcctcagCTAAAACACCCTCCGACCAAAACTACTTCCCAGCCCCAAGGGGAGCCACTCCAACCCCAGGCAGAGGCCACGCAGCCCACCGCAGGGCGACCCGGCAAAGGCTCTCGAACGTGGGCCACCGGTTTCCAGCCCCGGCGCCCCGAGGAGGAAAGCCCTGGCCGAGACACACAGCCGGGACGCGGAGGTCCAACCCACGCACGCGGGGTGACTCCACCGTGCACCGACCCGAGCGGCACTGTTTGCAAACTGCACGAGCGTATCTCCTTTTGAGTGGAGagaaacttaaaatatatatacatgtatttctttaagtgaaagaaaaactacTTTTCAGAGAAAGTGTATTTTCCAGAGCTCCAATGCACACGCCGTACGTGCAGGATTCAGATCCCTGGGCTGGAAATTCCGCACAGATTTGCTTGCAGTGTAAAGTAGCATCTTGGGGGTGGAGGGGCGTGGGGCTGTTTACAAAAGTGATTTCTGCCGATTCCTGGCCTTTGCAGCACCCCCTCACAGCGCGCGCCCCCTCAgcgccccctccccccagtgcttTGAAACACCTCTAAGAACAGTGTGTGATCAGACTAAGGATTAGAGGGAAAGGACTTCAGCACAAGGGTGGGGCAAAACGACACAGAAACCGTTTTGTAAAAACGCACAAGATCCCGAATTAAAAACGGCAGAAACAAAAAAGTAGATCAGTCCAGCAAAGGAAATAAGAAACTAGCTTCTTTTACCACCCGTTTTCGGGTAATGGAAAACAATCGCGACCGCTTGACGACTTTCTTCCTGTGCTAGGTCACCTCTATCTtcctaaagtaaaaaaaaaaggcttgagCCAGGTCGGCCACGGAGAACGGAAAGACGAGAAAGCTGCGCTTCCGAACCACAGAGACCCGGCGCCAGGCAGGGCGCCGCTCGCACCCGCAACCCGCACCCGGCTCGCCTCGGTCCACACGGGGCAGAGGCGGGTCTCCCTCGCCCTGCACCCTGCTTTTTCCACCCGCAGGGGCTCGCTGCCCCCTGAGAGGCGAGTGGCCCGCGCGCCCTCTGTCCCTCCGTTGCCCCTGCCTCGGGACAGCCTCACCCTGGGGTTGCCTTCTCTGGAGAGCAGGTTAGAAATGCGAGCGCCTACAACGGCGACCTGGAAAACACAAAgtgttttccctccctccccctctctcagCGCCCAATTCGCAGCCAGTGCAGGGCGGGGAGCAGACTCGCGGCCAGCCGTCCGCCACCCCAACCCCCCAGTGCGCGGGCGCGTGGGGACCTCAGGCCGGGGACACCGCGCCGGGCGTGCACCGGAGCCCCCGCCGAGGCGGGCCGAGCCCGGGACCGGGCAGATACACAGGCAGCTCCCGGGATTCCCGCGGGAAACCTGCGAGGTTAGAGAAAGGGAGGCCCGGGGAGAGACAGACCCCACTGTCGGTCCGGCTGCACCTACTCCATGTTGCCCACAGCGCGCCAGCCACCGCGCCAGGAGCAGTAGACCCAAAGCGCCTCACCGTAATCGCGGCTTTGCACCAACCCCTCTCCGTTGGATTCTCTTTTTTCCTGCGATGTGCAAATAAATCCACCGATGCAAacttttccctcctttccaaaCTCTGCTTCAGCCCAACTTCCGAGCAAGcgataagagaaaaaaaagagagtaaaaTCCGGAACCAAGTCCCCAGCCGATGAACACTCCGGGGTTGGAGCTGGGGGCGACCCCCCTTCTGGAAGCGCACGCGGAGTATTTCCCCTTTTTTCTCAATGAACTGGAGGCCGAAGCGCCAACCGCGAGTCTCTTTTCCTGGCGGATGAGCGAACAAGCAAAGAAAACGGCCTCACGGAGAACCTAAAGCCAGATGGCCAAGCCGTGCGGCCACGCAGGAGCGGAGGCGGCGCGGCAGCGCGAGGGCGCAGGGCCGGGCCGGGCGGGCGCGGGGGCCTGGGCGCTGCGCGCTCCGCCGGCCCCTCTCCTCCGCTCGCGCTGCGGCGCGCGGCTCTCGGCGGTGCAGACTGGGCTTTGGGGAGGCGCGGCGGCGCGGGGGCGGTGGTTGCGGAGGAGGGGGCGGAGGAGGGGGCGAAGGAGGAGGGTCTGGGGCCCGGCTGGGGGGGCTCGCCGTTGGCCTGCGCCCTCGCCTTTCCGGAGGAGGCAGGGAGCTCTGCGGCGGCCGCGGCAGCAGTAAATGGCGTCATGTGGATCCGAGGCGGAACAGAGCAGTTGTTGTCCCAGAGGATATATCGCATCCGGTCCCAGCTCATTGGCTCCGCGGGGCTACATTCACTCACACTTCAGCGCCCGCCAGCGCTCCGAGCCACAGGAGGCATTCAAAAGGGCAACCGCGCCGCCCCGCGAATCCCCAGGCTAGTCCTGCTGCCCGGGCGCCGTCACGCGGGGCGTCCGCGGGGCCGGATGGGCACGGCGGGGTCAGTTTATCTAGTTTCAAGGAAACTCTGACCTTAAGGTTTCCCCAGAGGCCATGAGGACGAGCCAAGATCTCGGGCTCACTTTAAGAACTTTCTCCTCGCCACTAGGAAAAGAGA
It includes:
- the SPRY2 gene encoding protein sprouty homolog 2; the encoded protein is MEARAQSGSGSQPLLQAPRDGGRQRGESDPRDALTQQVHVLSLDQIRAIRNTNEYTEGPTVVPRSGLKPAPRPSTQHKQERLHGLPEHRQPPRLQHSQVHSSARAPLSRSISTVSSGSRSSTRTSTSSSSSEHRLLGPSFSSGPVADGIIRVQPKSELKPGELKPLSKDDLGLHAYRCEDCGKCKCKECTYPRPLPSDWICDKQFLCSAQNVIDYGTCVCCVKGLFYHCSNDDEDNCADNPCSCSQSHCCTRWSAMGVMSLFLPCLWCYLPAKGCLKLCQGCYDRVNRPGCRCKNSNTVCCKVPTVPPRNFDKPT